A region from the uncultured Draconibacterium sp. genome encodes:
- a CDS encoding alpha-L-fucosidase has protein sequence MKKLLSIASMLIVLLNLGGFNKAKAQQISDEERMEWWTDARFGMFIHWGIYSVPAGFYKGEPQKNSAEWIMNRGQIPVAEYAKFAELFNPTLFDAKEFVGLAKEAGMKYMVITAKHHDGFAMFHSKCNPFNVVDATPFGRDVMKELADECAKQGIKFGFYYSQAQDWSHPGGMGNNWDKIMQRVSSDAYVMEKALPEVNQLLSDYGDIAIFWWDTPRAMTKEVVDSLYHVTTALQPAIITNDRLGDDYPGDHKTYERHMPKKKPEDKYWELCQPVSSSWGYRSDDQNFQSVEALLRNLADASSMGGNYLLNVSPTCLGTLAPTAVERLKAVGAWMKKNSEAIYETQASPCSRVDWGYITMKKTDGNTKLYLHVFDWEAGKITVPIRNKSAKASLLTNGSKKFKTKAGEEGLTVQLSGDAPDEINSVIVLELADAPDAIEPKPFGQDENGVVAFITESAEFENMHGLGVKYNSSKDCVGSWTNEHERVYWTFAIEKPATFHVTAKTAGVADSEFAVELNGQTKTVKLNATGDYGDFKTVEIGKFEIKEPGNYKIIFKPVQGNWQPVNLKDVVMTPVK, from the coding sequence ATGAAAAAACTACTTTCAATAGCATCAATGCTAATAGTCCTCCTAAACCTGGGCGGATTCAATAAGGCAAAAGCCCAACAAATTTCCGACGAGGAACGAATGGAATGGTGGACCGACGCCCGTTTCGGGATGTTTATACACTGGGGAATCTATTCGGTTCCGGCAGGTTTTTACAAAGGCGAACCACAAAAAAACTCAGCTGAGTGGATTATGAACCGCGGACAAATTCCTGTGGCCGAATACGCCAAATTTGCAGAGCTTTTTAACCCCACTTTATTCGATGCCAAAGAATTTGTAGGCCTGGCAAAAGAAGCCGGAATGAAATACATGGTAATTACCGCCAAACATCATGATGGATTTGCCATGTTCCACTCCAAATGTAACCCCTTTAATGTGGTGGATGCCACACCCTTTGGTCGCGATGTAATGAAAGAACTGGCCGACGAATGTGCCAAACAAGGGATTAAGTTTGGGTTTTACTATTCGCAGGCGCAAGACTGGAGTCATCCCGGCGGAATGGGAAACAACTGGGACAAGATCATGCAACGCGTTAGCAGCGATGCCTATGTAATGGAAAAAGCACTTCCGGAGGTAAACCAGCTTTTAAGCGACTACGGTGACATTGCTATTTTTTGGTGGGACACGCCGCGTGCTATGACAAAGGAGGTGGTAGATAGTTTATACCATGTTACCACTGCCTTACAACCTGCAATAATTACCAACGACCGTTTGGGCGACGATTACCCCGGCGATCATAAAACCTACGAGCGCCACATGCCAAAGAAAAAGCCGGAAGACAAATACTGGGAACTTTGCCAGCCCGTTAGCAGCAGCTGGGGCTACCGCAGCGACGACCAGAATTTTCAGTCGGTTGAAGCATTGCTACGCAACCTGGCCGATGCCAGCAGCATGGGCGGGAACTACCTTCTGAATGTAAGCCCAACCTGCCTTGGAACACTGGCTCCAACCGCAGTTGAACGTTTAAAAGCCGTTGGCGCATGGATGAAAAAAAACAGCGAAGCCATTTACGAAACCCAGGCCAGCCCTTGTAGTAGGGTAGATTGGGGCTACATTACCATGAAAAAAACAGATGGTAACACGAAACTTTACCTTCATGTTTTCGATTGGGAAGCCGGAAAAATTACTGTGCCAATCCGCAATAAATCGGCAAAAGCTTCTTTGTTAACCAATGGTTCAAAGAAATTTAAAACCAAGGCCGGCGAAGAGGGCTTGACTGTTCAACTTTCAGGCGATGCTCCCGACGAAATAAACTCGGTTATTGTTTTGGAATTGGCTGATGCACCGGACGCCATTGAACCAAAACCATTTGGACAGGACGAAAATGGCGTGGTGGCTTTTATAACCGAGAGTGCCGAGTTTGAAAATATGCACGGTCTGGGTGTAAAATACAACAGCTCGAAAGACTGCGTGGGCAGCTGGACCAATGAGCACGAACGGGTGTACTGGACTTTTGCCATCGAAAAACCGGCAACTTTTCATGTAACAGCAAAAACAGCCGGAGTAGCTGATTCTGAATTTGCAGTGGAACTTAACGGTCAAACTAAAACTGTTAAGCTTAATGCAACCGGTGATTACGGCGATTTTAAAACAGTGGAAATCGGTAAATTCGAAATTAAAGAACCGGGTAATTATAAAATCATTTTTAAACCTGTTCAGGGCAACTGGCAGCCGGTTAACTTGAAAGATGTGGTGATGACACCAGTAAAGTAA
- a CDS encoding alpha-L-fucosidase: MSQQLKIIAFILCGIFLYFAGYAQVNADGTIDTGDKFENAKLEYLESPEVVAKRLEWWNDARFGMFIHWGLYAQDGCFWKGQDGRSEHMMRNLQIPIAEYEKIATKFNPEKFNADEWAEIAKNAGMKYMVITSKHHDGFAMFDSPSNDYNSVKQTPWKRDPIKELNEACKKQGIKFGVYYSLGRDWHHPQCNSVDGWRSNVWDFPEEKKKDYSIYFNEKVKPQITELITQYKPAIIWFDTPELITKEQSTELLGLIRKLDPNCIVNQRVGNKLGDYAVREQKIPKGGEPQPWETCMTISKIWGYHKEDHAWKSADSLVHSLVDIASKGGNLLLNVGPTGEGVIRQPSVELLKEMGEWLKVNGEAVYGTTSSPVGKFDWGRCTKRVENGNTTLYFSVFNWPENGELVLPQTKNKVKKASILKTGELLKAEASDKGLKLKLPETAPDKMASVIKVQVKGVVK, from the coding sequence ATGAGCCAACAACTAAAAATAATAGCATTTATTCTATGTGGAATATTTCTGTATTTTGCAGGATATGCACAAGTAAATGCTGATGGCACCATCGATACCGGCGATAAATTTGAAAACGCAAAATTGGAATACCTTGAATCGCCCGAGGTGGTAGCCAAACGCCTTGAATGGTGGAACGATGCCCGTTTCGGAATGTTTATTCACTGGGGACTTTACGCCCAGGATGGCTGTTTCTGGAAGGGGCAGGACGGACGATCTGAACACATGATGCGTAACCTGCAAATTCCCATTGCTGAATATGAAAAAATAGCTACAAAATTTAATCCCGAAAAATTTAATGCTGATGAGTGGGCAGAAATTGCCAAAAATGCAGGCATGAAATACATGGTAATTACCTCGAAACACCACGATGGTTTTGCCATGTTCGACAGTCCATCAAACGATTATAATAGTGTAAAACAAACACCCTGGAAACGCGATCCTATTAAAGAATTGAACGAAGCCTGTAAAAAGCAGGGGATTAAATTTGGAGTATATTATTCGTTGGGCCGCGACTGGCACCACCCGCAGTGCAACTCGGTTGACGGCTGGAGAAGTAACGTTTGGGACTTCCCCGAGGAAAAGAAAAAAGACTATTCCATTTATTTCAACGAAAAGGTAAAACCACAGATTACCGAGCTGATAACACAATACAAACCTGCAATTATTTGGTTCGATACCCCCGAGTTAATTACAAAAGAGCAAAGTACAGAATTGCTGGGGTTAATTCGAAAGCTCGATCCCAATTGTATTGTAAATCAACGTGTAGGAAACAAACTGGGTGACTATGCCGTGCGCGAACAAAAAATACCAAAAGGTGGGGAGCCGCAACCCTGGGAAACTTGTATGACCATCAGTAAAATTTGGGGCTACCACAAAGAAGACCATGCCTGGAAATCGGCAGATTCATTGGTGCACAGTCTGGTTGATATTGCCAGCAAAGGCGGTAATCTATTATTAAACGTGGGGCCAACCGGCGAAGGCGTAATCCGTCAACCCTCTGTTGAGCTTTTAAAAGAAATGGGCGAATGGTTAAAGGTAAATGGTGAAGCTGTTTATGGAACTACTTCGAGCCCGGTTGGAAAATTTGATTGGGGCCGGTGCACAAAACGAGTGGAGAATGGAAATACTACACTTTATTTTTCGGTGTTTAATTGGCCCGAGAATGGTGAGTTAGTTCTGCCGCAAACAAAGAATAAAGTAAAGAAAGCTTCGATTCTAAAAACAGGAGAATTGCTAAAAGCAGAAGCAAGCGATAAAGGATTAAAGCTTAAATTACCTGAAACTGCACCCGATAAAATGGCCAGTGTAATTAAAGTCCAGGTTAAAGGAGTTGTAAAATAA
- a CDS encoding RagB/SusD family nutrient uptake outer membrane protein → MKKKNIYIKVFSLTLVFASLLLSSCEDILDREPLDQLTEAIYFKSASDFEAASNYFYTRFGYESGDESSDLSNNVGYGTDIVYGNGYTTAPVSDSEWNNNYDRMRAPNQLLEKAAEYEGDQSEIAEYVGIAYFFRAWHHWKLLKRFGGVPIVTKALDVNDEELYAPRNSRYEVVYQILSDLDAALATGGLRSQNAMSDADQGRLSLEAVKAFKARILLYEATWEKYAPNDYLDAATGSAKPSGYPSINDMFTMAKAEALAVMNSGAFELWDMRDEMAAVEVLETDFYSEKHLYYLYNLEDGSNPAGLTKADNKEFILQTVYDYNYRTIGTNVAHSKPWGPTRKLMDMYLCSDGLPVQHSSVFQGYANLEDEFQNRDLRLRGLVYIPKKQYWGWGTSVNTGGGAQYGVPFDESGIDYEYGYYPSLRTETNGRNIGYMGAKFVTESRDREGALQGYNWPLLRYAEVLLIYAEATCELGGGQISDADLDMSINKIRDRAGVAPLTNALIAPYSDLNMLGEIRRERALELFGENHRFDDLKRWGIAVQELKPTVATTYIQYEGADTEAVSFINPKDGNLLYDPNGFSFGLTTTEESVSTYSGIAPTKPGALILVLSANRLFSEMNYLDPIPTLQIEHNPALTQNPGW, encoded by the coding sequence ATGAAAAAGAAAAATATATACATTAAGGTGTTTAGCCTTACATTGGTTTTTGCAAGCTTGCTACTGTCAAGTTGTGAAGATATCTTAGACCGCGAGCCGCTGGATCAGTTAACTGAAGCAATTTATTTTAAATCAGCTTCTGACTTTGAGGCCGCATCAAATTACTTCTACACCCGTTTTGGTTATGAATCGGGAGATGAGTCATCAGATCTATCCAACAATGTTGGTTATGGTACAGATATCGTTTATGGAAACGGGTACACAACTGCACCTGTATCGGATTCGGAATGGAATAACAACTACGACCGCATGCGTGCACCAAATCAACTCCTTGAAAAAGCAGCTGAATATGAAGGTGACCAGTCTGAAATTGCTGAATATGTTGGTATTGCATACTTTTTCAGGGCATGGCATCATTGGAAACTGTTAAAACGTTTCGGTGGGGTTCCTATTGTTACAAAAGCCTTAGATGTAAACGATGAAGAATTATATGCACCACGGAACAGCCGTTATGAAGTAGTATATCAGATTTTAAGTGATTTGGATGCAGCTCTTGCGACAGGTGGTTTGCGCTCGCAAAATGCAATGTCGGATGCTGATCAGGGAAGACTTTCACTTGAAGCAGTTAAAGCTTTTAAAGCACGTATTTTATTATACGAAGCAACTTGGGAAAAATATGCTCCTAACGATTACCTGGATGCTGCTACCGGTTCTGCAAAACCATCAGGTTACCCTAGTATAAACGATATGTTTACAATGGCAAAAGCCGAAGCTCTGGCAGTAATGAACAGTGGAGCATTCGAACTTTGGGACATGCGTGATGAAATGGCTGCAGTTGAAGTTCTTGAAACTGACTTCTATTCAGAAAAGCACCTGTATTACTTATATAATCTAGAGGATGGAAGTAATCCAGCAGGGCTTACAAAAGCTGACAATAAAGAGTTTATTCTTCAAACAGTTTACGATTATAATTATCGTACTATTGGTACCAATGTGGCACACTCAAAACCATGGGGGCCAACACGAAAGTTAATGGACATGTATTTGTGTTCAGATGGTTTGCCAGTGCAACACTCGAGTGTATTTCAGGGTTATGCAAACTTGGAAGACGAGTTCCAAAATCGCGATCTTCGCTTAAGAGGATTGGTTTATATACCCAAAAAACAGTATTGGGGTTGGGGAACTTCTGTGAATACAGGAGGCGGTGCACAGTACGGTGTACCTTTCGACGAGAGTGGAATTGACTACGAGTATGGTTATTACCCATCCTTGCGTACCGAGACAAATGGTCGTAACATTGGCTACATGGGTGCTAAATTTGTAACAGAAAGTAGGGACCGTGAAGGAGCACTGCAGGGATACAACTGGCCACTTCTTCGTTATGCTGAGGTACTGTTAATTTATGCCGAAGCAACTTGTGAATTGGGTGGAGGACAAATTTCAGATGCTGACTTAGACATGTCGATCAATAAAATCAGGGATCGTGCTGGTGTTGCTCCTTTAACCAATGCTTTAATTGCTCCATATAGCGATTTAAATATGTTGGGTGAAATACGTCGTGAACGTGCGCTTGAATTATTTGGTGAAAATCACAGGTTTGATGATTTAAAACGCTGGGGTATTGCAGTTCAGGAATTAAAACCTACGGTGGCTACGACCTATATTCAATATGAAGGTGCAGATACAGAAGCTGTTTCATTTATTAATCCAAAAGACGGAAATCTGCTTTATGATCCAAATGGCTTTTCATTTGGTTTAACAACAACGGAAGAAAGTGTCTCAACTTACTCGGGTATTGCACCGACAAAACCAGGAGCTCTAATTTTAGTACTTTCTGCTAATAGACTATTCTCAGAAATGAACTATTTAGATCCAATTCCAACCTTGCAAATAGAGCACAATCCTGCTTTAACGCAAAATCCAGGATGGTAA
- a CDS encoding PDZ domain-containing protein — MTAKIQLYLFLIFISFSACNPKTIEITVSPNAEQTQELTFKTLNQAIQKALQLKSENDKTQIQINILPGEYHLSAPISINSRLSGLEIIGAGKSEVTIKGSVPLNLNWEKFNNDIYIANLDAAYQKSSLGDLGVEQLIINGKPQILARYPNYNEDGGFWQGYAADAISKERVASWSKPEGAIFHAMHRGKWGGMHFKITGVDENGEAILEGGFQNNRPSGPHPEFRMVENVLEELDSPGEFYFDKEENKLYFWPVAGTNLETASCEAVVLKSLIEIKGDEAPVKDIHIEGVKFEHTRRTLFEIYEPLLRSDWTMYRGAAVFIEGAENCSVKNCEFTNLGGNVVYVSSYNRNVEISGNHIHDCGASAISFVGEASAVRSPAFQYGKFVELAEMDTVAGPKNELYPKNCVAHNNLIHRIGRVEKQVAGVQIAMAMDITVSHNSIYDVPRAGINIGDGTWGGHILEYNDVFNTVLETGDHGSFNSWGRDRFWTPKRDKMDEMTMANPQMPLWDAIHTTIIRNNRFRCDHGWDIDLDDGSTNYHIYNNLCLNGGIKLREGFYRVVENNIMVNNSFHPHVWFANCDDVFRRNIVTDNYKDVRLLSWGKEMDYNLFPDEESMMKAQLYNIDANSAFGDPLFTNPAELDFSVAENSPALKLGFKNFPMDEFGVLNPDLKKMAKTPEVPVIKTTGELSGKSSATVSWLRNEIKGVDSMEEQSAYGLNEAEGVIILKMWNGSKAYEGDGLRSKDVILAVEGEKVKNIKEFFGALKKYNYTETVKMLVMRNQAEQELTVRVK; from the coding sequence ATGACTGCTAAAATCCAACTTTACCTGTTTCTTATCTTTATTTCTTTCTCAGCTTGTAACCCAAAAACCATTGAAATAACGGTTAGCCCCAATGCCGAACAAACACAAGAGCTTACCTTTAAAACCCTCAACCAGGCCATTCAAAAAGCACTTCAGCTTAAATCCGAAAACGACAAAACCCAAATTCAAATCAATATCCTTCCAGGAGAATACCATTTGTCGGCTCCAATATCAATAAACTCACGGCTTAGTGGTTTAGAAATTATTGGTGCCGGAAAATCGGAAGTTACCATTAAAGGTTCTGTGCCTTTAAATCTTAACTGGGAGAAATTTAATAATGACATTTACATTGCCAATCTTGATGCTGCATACCAAAAGTCCTCCTTGGGGGATTTAGGGGTAGAGCAGCTAATCATAAACGGCAAACCCCAAATTTTAGCCCGCTACCCCAACTACAACGAAGATGGCGGTTTCTGGCAGGGTTACGCTGCCGATGCTATCTCGAAAGAAAGAGTGGCAAGTTGGAGTAAGCCCGAAGGTGCCATCTTTCATGCCATGCACCGGGGCAAATGGGGCGGTATGCACTTTAAAATTACCGGTGTTGATGAAAACGGTGAAGCCATCCTGGAAGGTGGATTCCAAAATAACCGGCCTTCGGGCCCGCACCCCGAGTTTCGTATGGTGGAAAATGTGTTGGAAGAGCTCGACAGCCCCGGCGAATTCTATTTCGATAAAGAAGAGAACAAACTGTATTTTTGGCCTGTTGCCGGTACCAATCTCGAAACCGCAAGCTGCGAAGCCGTGGTTTTAAAAAGCCTGATTGAAATAAAAGGCGATGAAGCACCGGTGAAAGACATTCACATTGAAGGTGTAAAATTTGAACACACCCGACGTACACTTTTTGAAATATATGAACCTTTGTTGCGAAGCGACTGGACCATGTATCGTGGCGCTGCTGTTTTTATTGAAGGGGCCGAAAACTGCTCGGTTAAAAACTGCGAATTCACCAACCTGGGTGGAAATGTGGTTTATGTAAGTTCTTACAACCGCAATGTTGAAATCTCGGGCAACCATATTCACGATTGTGGCGCCAGTGCCATCAGTTTTGTGGGTGAGGCTTCTGCCGTGCGTTCACCAGCTTTTCAGTACGGAAAATTTGTTGAGCTGGCAGAAATGGATACTGTGGCCGGACCAAAAAACGAATTGTATCCGAAAAATTGTGTGGCCCATAATAACCTGATTCACCGCATTGGTCGTGTTGAAAAACAAGTGGCCGGAGTACAAATTGCAATGGCTATGGACATTACCGTTAGTCACAACAGCATTTACGATGTGCCACGTGCCGGAATAAACATTGGCGACGGAACCTGGGGCGGCCATATTCTGGAATACAACGATGTCTTTAATACTGTGCTCGAAACCGGCGACCATGGCTCGTTTAACTCATGGGGCCGCGACCGTTTCTGGACGCCCAAACGCGATAAAATGGACGAAATGACCATGGCTAATCCGCAAATGCCTTTGTGGGATGCCATACATACCACCATCATCCGCAACAACCGTTTCCGTTGCGACCACGGCTGGGATATCGACCTCGACGACGGCTCAACGAATTACCATATTTACAACAACCTGTGTTTAAACGGCGGCATAAAACTGCGCGAAGGATTTTACCGCGTGGTGGAAAACAACATCATGGTAAATAACAGCTTTCACCCACATGTTTGGTTTGCCAATTGCGACGATGTGTTCCGCCGCAATATTGTTACCGATAACTACAAAGATGTGCGCCTGCTAAGTTGGGGGAAAGAAATGGATTACAACCTCTTTCCCGATGAAGAATCGATGATGAAAGCCCAGTTGTATAACATTGATGCCAACAGTGCCTTTGGCGACCCCTTGTTTACAAATCCTGCAGAACTTGATTTTAGCGTTGCCGAAAACTCACCGGCGTTAAAACTGGGTTTCAAAAACTTTCCGATGGATGAGTTTGGTGTGTTAAACCCTGATTTGAAAAAAATGGCGAAAACACCTGAAGTTCCGGTAATAAAAACTACCGGGGAGTTGTCAGGGAAAAGCAGTGCAACGGTTTCGTGGCTTCGCAACGAGATTAAAGGAGTAGATTCAATGGAAGAGCAATCGGCCTACGGTTTAAATGAAGCGGAAGGCGTTATTATTCTGAAAATGTGGAACGGCAGCAAAGCATACGAGGGCGATGGACTTCGCAGCAAAGACGTGATACTGGCCGTTGAAGGCGAAAAAGTAAAAAACATAAAAGAGTTCTTCGGCGCACTAAAAAAATACAACTACACCGAAACGGTAAAAATGCTTGTGATGAGAAATCAAGCCGAGCAGGAACTTACGGTTCGGGTGAAATAG
- a CDS encoding TonB-dependent receptor has product MKNKKSIQKAFSFLMFCLFFVAVSASAFAQQKAVSGKVVDDSGEALPGVTVVVKGTSTGTVTDIDGNFSISNVTSESVLTISFVGMLTQEIKVGSQTSIDVTLKTDAVGLEEVVVVGYGTQSKATLSGAVVQVKGEEMIKGKGTSSAALAMQGEIPGLTITRTTSRPGNEGLDIKIRGDYSVNGISPLILVDGVQVAESYLSSINSSDIENLSVLKDGAAAIYGSKAAGGVVLITTKKGQKGKMKVEYKGDVQFNYAYEMPLASFKELADIWLQGGRNDMIDYVDTDGNPQTAAFTGRFFNEDQWQQISDGTFPMAPESVFLFGSDHRFADESYYDYIFGTTMSHRHNLSFSGGDEKATYRTSLGYANERSPMELVYDGAKKYNFRTNLSYKVNEIISTDFNVSYDFRQIDAPRDGVGEGLQNPNFFPIKNPQGQYYTLWADHIPLELEDGGRDVTNQETFRLGAGLNIDLDQYVKGLSFLYKGDVSSYNSERTRRSKEVTKYDWDGNPSSYGRRSMVEVWVDKQFFQTHLLQANYKRSWGEHNFSAMLGSTWEVTKDRGYSLSRQDLLSNELDAINTGDASTMKNTGDAWHEALFSYISRLNYDYQGIYLAEFAARRDGSSRFHEDYRWKNFYYGSAGIRLSEMGFLKDGVFDNLKIRASYGETGSRVGIGRYDYISTMASGQTYFGTSPAIYNTYRISSMTSTERTWERVAKSDIGVDFAVLDSRLSGSMDYFIHKNDDMLVSITYPEILGASAPKTNSGAFESKGWEISLNWRDKIGELSYQVGAALWDSKGEVTHMEGAETIGRGLNTSPIEGYPLNSIWVYKTDGIFDNEADILAYYEKYGFDGGDQTTTKPGSILPAYRSANRLVPGTVNRVDVSDDGLINQDDLVYHGDANPHYSYSFNIGLQYKGFDFYAFFQGVGQQYIQRNGTLAYPFRSWWMNQNSVFASGDLTWSPENTGAELPMMFYNGSRKNWNYGHPNDINIINASYLRAKVISLGYTIPKEITSKAGMDKVRFSVTGNDLFTISNVYDGLDPEHGRNAHNGQNYPYNSSLMFSLELTF; this is encoded by the coding sequence ATGAAAAACAAAAAAAGTATTCAAAAGGCTTTTAGCTTTTTAATGTTTTGTCTCTTTTTTGTTGCTGTTAGTGCCAGTGCTTTTGCACAGCAAAAAGCAGTTTCAGGAAAGGTTGTTGACGACAGTGGCGAAGCCCTTCCGGGAGTAACCGTGGTTGTTAAGGGAACTTCAACAGGAACCGTTACCGATATCGATGGTAACTTTTCTATTTCAAATGTAACAAGCGAAAGCGTATTAACTATTTCGTTTGTGGGTATGTTAACTCAGGAAATTAAAGTTGGCAGCCAAACTTCAATAGATGTAACCCTGAAAACCGATGCCGTTGGTTTGGAAGAGGTTGTAGTTGTGGGTTATGGTACCCAATCAAAAGCTACCCTTTCGGGAGCAGTTGTACAGGTAAAAGGTGAAGAAATGATTAAAGGTAAGGGTACTTCAAGTGCGGCTTTGGCTATGCAAGGTGAGATCCCCGGATTAACCATTACTCGTACTACTTCGCGCCCGGGTAACGAAGGACTGGACATTAAAATCCGTGGCGATTATTCAGTAAATGGTATTTCACCACTTATTTTAGTAGATGGAGTACAGGTAGCAGAATCGTATTTGAGTAGCATTAACTCAAGCGATATTGAAAACTTATCGGTGTTAAAGGATGGTGCTGCAGCTATTTATGGATCGAAAGCGGCCGGTGGTGTTGTTTTAATAACAACTAAAAAAGGCCAGAAGGGTAAAATGAAAGTTGAGTACAAAGGAGATGTTCAATTTAATTACGCTTATGAAATGCCTTTGGCAAGTTTTAAAGAGTTAGCCGATATCTGGTTGCAGGGTGGCCGTAACGACATGATTGATTATGTTGACACTGATGGAAATCCACAAACTGCGGCTTTTACAGGTCGTTTCTTTAACGAAGATCAATGGCAGCAAATTTCAGACGGTACATTCCCAATGGCTCCGGAATCAGTATTTTTGTTTGGTTCGGATCATCGTTTTGCCGATGAAAGCTATTACGATTATATTTTTGGAACAACAATGTCGCACAGACATAATTTATCTTTCTCAGGAGGTGATGAAAAAGCTACCTACCGTACTTCTTTAGGTTATGCAAACGAGCGTTCGCCAATGGAATTGGTTTACGATGGGGCTAAAAAGTACAACTTCCGTACTAACTTATCGTACAAGGTAAACGAAATTATATCTACAGATTTTAATGTGTCTTACGATTTCAGACAAATTGATGCTCCACGCGATGGTGTTGGTGAAGGCTTGCAGAACCCGAATTTCTTCCCGATCAAAAACCCACAAGGGCAATATTATACCTTATGGGCAGATCATATCCCTCTTGAACTGGAAGACGGTGGTCGTGATGTTACCAATCAGGAAACATTCAGACTTGGAGCAGGCTTGAACATTGACCTAGACCAGTATGTCAAAGGATTATCTTTCCTTTATAAAGGCGATGTTTCCAGCTATAATAGTGAAAGAACTCGTCGATCGAAAGAAGTTACAAAATACGACTGGGATGGGAATCCTAGTTCCTATGGACGTAGAAGCATGGTAGAAGTTTGGGTGGATAAACAATTTTTCCAAACCCATCTTCTTCAAGCTAATTATAAACGATCATGGGGGGAGCATAACTTTTCTGCAATGTTAGGTAGTACATGGGAAGTAACAAAGGATAGAGGCTATAGCTTGTCTCGTCAGGACTTACTGTCGAACGAGTTGGATGCAATAAATACCGGTGATGCATCAACGATGAAAAATACCGGTGATGCATGGCATGAGGCTTTATTCTCGTACATTTCAAGGTTAAATTACGATTATCAGGGTATCTATCTTGCTGAATTTGCTGCACGTCGTGACGGTTCATCTCGTTTCCACGAAGACTACCGTTGGAAAAACTTCTACTACGGTTCTGCCGGTATACGCTTATCGGAAATGGGATTCCTTAAAGATGGAGTTTTTGATAACCTTAAAATACGTGCTTCTTATGGTGAAACCGGCTCGAGAGTGGGTATTGGCAGATACGACTATATCTCAACTATGGCTTCGGGACAGACCTATTTCGGAACAAGCCCCGCTATTTATAATACCTACCGTATTTCATCAATGACTTCTACTGAGCGTACCTGGGAACGTGTTGCAAAAAGCGATATTGGGGTTGATTTTGCAGTGTTAGACAGCCGCCTAAGTGGTAGTATGGACTATTTCATACATAAAAACGATGACATGTTGGTGAGTATAACTTATCCTGAAATTTTGGGTGCCAGTGCGCCAAAAACCAACAGCGGTGCGTTTGAAAGTAAAGGTTGGGAAATAAGCCTGAACTGGAGAGATAAAATTGGCGAACTATCATACCAGGTAGGTGCAGCACTATGGGACAGCAAAGGTGAAGTAACCCATATGGAAGGTGCAGAAACAATCGGAAGAGGTTTGAATACAAGTCCAATTGAAGGCTACCCATTAAATTCGATTTGGGTATATAAAACCGATGGTATTTTCGATAATGAAGCAGATATTTTAGCCTATTACGAGAAATATGGTTTTGATGGTGGTGATCAAACAACAACAAAACCTGGTTCTATTCTTCCTGCTTACCGCAGTGCAAACCGCTTGGTGCCGGGTACTGTTAATCGTGTTGATGTATCTGACGACGGTTTAATTAACCAGGATGACTTGGTATACCACGGTGATGCCAATCCACATTACTCCTACAGCTTTAACATTGGCTTACAATATAAAGGATTTGATTTTTACGCCTTCTTCCAGGGAGTTGGCCAGCAATACATACAACGTAACGGAACATTGGCCTATCCTTTCAGAAGCTGGTGGATGAACCAAAACAGCGTGTTTGCCAGTGGTGACCTCACATGGTCTCCGGAAAATACAGGAGCCGAACTTCCGATGATGTTTTATAACGGAAGCCGTAAAAACTGGAACTATGGACATCCAAACGATATTAACATTATCAATGCAAGTTATTTACGTGCAAAAGTAATCTCATTGGGATATACAATTCCTAAGGAAATTACATCGAAAGCAGGTATGGACAAGGTACGTTTTTCTGTAACAGGTAACGATTTGTTTACTATCTCAAACGTTTATGATGGCCTGGATCCGGAACATGGACGAAATGCACATAATGGACAAAACTATCCATACAATTCTTCTTTAATGTTCAGTCTGGAGCTTACATTTTAA